Sequence from the Hamadaea flava genome:
GCCGGCGTGATCGTCCGCCCGTTCGCCGGCGACGGCGTCCGGGTGACCATCGGTACGCCCGAGGAGAACGACACCTTCCTCAACGCCGCCGAGAAGGCCTTCTAGCCGCTCGTCAGCTCGCGGCCAGCAACACCGGCCGGTTCGTGAAGTAGTACTCGTCGTCGGTTTCGGCCTGCGCGGCGGTCATGGTCAGGCGCTCGATCGCCACGTAGACCCCGCTCGCGTAGACCGGGCCGACGGCGTACTGCTGTTTCGGGTCGTGATCCATGATCACCGAGATCCGGGTCAGTTCGTTCCCCGTATTCGGGTCGACGGCGATCAACGTCCGGGCCCGGGTCAGCAACAGAATCCGCTCCGGGGTCGTCGCGATGATCTGGGCGTCGGAGGGGTCCGCCCCGACCGCGCTCCAGGTCCACCGCACCGCACCCGTGACGGGGTCCTTGCCGGTCAGCGCTCTGGTGTCCGCGGTATCGCCGAGCGGGGCGTCGACCGCGGTCGTGCCGGCCAGCCAAACGCTCTCACCCTTGAGGCCCGCGGCCGCCTTGGGCGTACCGTCTGCCCAGATCCAGGCCGCGTCCTGCGTACGCACCCCGCCGCACTCGGAGACGCCGACGCGGCAGCCGAGCGGCGACACCGGCCGCGTGGCCGTCTTCGTCACCGTGATCGGCAGGTCGGTCGGCGTACCGGTGGTGAGGTCATAGCGGCGCAGCACCGTCGGGGTGTCACACCGATCGGGGACCACCACCTCGTTGCGGACAGTGAACGCGAGCGCGGCGCAGCCGGTGTCCGGCGTACTCCACAATCGGGTGCCGGAAGCGGCGTCTGTGGCGGTGAGACCTTCCTTGGCCGTCACCACGACGCCCTTGCCTGCAGTCGTCACCCCGGTGAGCAACCCCGCAGGCGTCCAGACGACCGCGGACCCGGTACGCCGACCGGGATACTCCGTCCCGAGCACTGCGGCATCGGACTCCCAGGCGACCTGGCCGGTCCGGGCGTCGATCGCGATGAGCTTGCCGTCCGACCAGCTCCCCACGACCACCGGTACGCCCGACGTCGACTCCGTCGGCGGATGCACCAACCCGATGAGCTGCTGCGGCCACCGCCGATACGACCAGAACGGGCTCGTCTCATACCGGTACGCCGGCTGGTCGTCGGCCTGGATCTGCCGCTTGGCGGCGTACACCCGGAGCTGTTCGTCGACGATCAGCGGGCTGTTGATGAGCGCACCGAGCGCACCGGCCGACGGAGTGACCGAAGGACTCGGGTACGCCGTCCCCGCCGTCGTGACTACCTCTGCCGGCCCCAGTACGCGCCACACGACGGCACCGGAGGCGGCCAGGGTCACGACGCCCAGCGCCGCCCACAACGCGTACTTCTTCCAGCCCGTGATTCGGCGCATGATCGGCATTCTAAGCGGCGTGGGAAAACGCAAACACAATAAGGCCCTCCACCGAAGTGGAGGGCCTTATCGAAAGTTTGTCCGGCGGTGTCCTACTCTCCCACACCGTCCCCGGTGCAGTACCATCGGCGCTGGAGGGCTTAGCTTCCGGGTTCGGAATGTAACCGGGCGTTTCCCCTCCGCCATGACCGCCGTAACACTATCAACCTGTCAAACCACGAGCCCAAATCCGGCTACGAGTGGTTGCTGGTCGTGATGTGAAAAGTGAACGCGAGCAACAAGACGAATCTATCGTCGAATGTTTTAGTCAAGTCCTCGGCCTATTAGTACCAGTCCACTGAACCCGTTACCGAGCTTACATGTCTGGCCTATCAACCCAGTCGTCTACCTGGGGGCCTTACCCACTCACGTGGTGGGAGACCTCATCTTGAAGCGAGCTTCCCGCTTAGATGCTTTCAGCGGTTATCCCTTCCGAACGTAGCCAACCAGCCATGCACCTGGCGGTACAACTGGCACACCAGAGGTTCGTCCGTCCCGGTCCTCTCGTACTAGGGACAGCCCTTCTCAAGTCTCCTGCGCGCACGGCGGATAGGGACCGAACTGTCTCACGACGTTCTAAACCCAGCTCGCGTACCGCTTTAATGGGCGAACAGCCCAACCCTTGGGACCTGCTACAGCCCCAGGATGCGACGAGCCGACATCGAGGTGCCAAACCATCCCGTCGATATGGACTCTTGGGGAAGATCAGCCTGTTATCCCCGGGGTACCTTTTATCCGTTGAGCGACACCGCTTCCACAAGCCAGTGCCGGATCACTAGTCCCGACTTTCGTCCCTGCTCGACCCGTCAGTCTCACAGTCAAGCTCCCTTGTGCACTTGCACTCAACACCTGATTGCCAACCAGGCTGAGGGAACCTTTGGGCGCCTCCGTTACCCTTTAGGAGGCAACCGCCCCAGTTAAACTACCCACCAGACACTGTCCCTGAACCGGATAACGGTCCGAAGTTAGATACCCAAACACAACAGAGTGGTATTTCAACGTTGCCTCCACCCGAACTGGCGTCCGAGCTTCACAGGCTCCCACCTATCCTACACAATTGAGTCCGAATACCAATGTCAAGCTATAGTAAAGGTCCCGGGGTCTTTCCGTCCTGCCGCGCGTAACGAGCATCTTTACTCGTAGTGCAATTTCGCCGGGCCTGTGGTTGAGACAGTGGGGAAGTCGTTACGCCATTCGTGCAGGTCGGAACTTACCCGACAAGGAATTTCGCTACCTTAGGATGGTTATAGTTACCACCGCCGTTTACTGGCGCTTAAGTTCTCAGCTTCGCCGTGAGGCTAACCGGTCCCCTTAACGTTCCAGCACCGGGCAGGCGTCAGTCCATATACAGCGTCTTACGACTTCGCATGGACCTGTGTTTTTAGTAAACAGTCGCTTCCCCCTGCTCTCTGCGACCCCCACCAGCTCAGACAGCATGTGCCATCACCAGCAGAGGCCCCCCTTCTCCCTAAGTTACGGGGGCAATTTGCCGAGTTCCTTAACCACAGTTCGCCCGTCGCCTCGGTATTCTCTACCTGACCACCTGTGTCGGTTTCGGGTACGGGCCGCTCACAACTCGCTAGAGGCTTTTCTCGGCAGCATAGGATCACTGACTTCACCTGATACGGCTCGGCATCACGTCTCACCCCCATGTGCCACGGATTTACCTATGGCACGGGCTACACGCTTACCCCGGCACAACCACCGGCCGGGCTCAGCTACCTTCCTGCGTCACCCCATCGCTCACCTACTACCCACCAAGATCCCAACCACAAAAGCCTCAGCCCGAAGGCCTCCGCTCCCGCAGGAGGTTAGTACAGTGAGGTTCAGCGTTGACGCTGCTTCGCGGGTACGGGAATATCAACCCGTTGTCCATCGACTACGCCTCTCGGCCTCGCCTTAGGTCCCGACTCACCCAGAGCAGATAAGCTTGACTCTGGAACCCTTGGTCATCCGGCGGCAGGGTTTCTCACCCTGCTTTCGCTACTCATGCCTGCATTCTCACTCGCACGCGCTCCACGGCTAGGTCACCCTGCCGCTTCCCCGCACGCACGACGCTCCCCTACCCACCCACACGCCTAGACCGGAGACCCGCAGGTACATCCGGCCGAGCAAAGTGTGAGTGCCACGGCTTCGGCGGTGTGCTTGAGCCCCGCTACATTGTCGGCGCGGAACCACTTGACCAGTGAGCTATTACGCACTCTTTCAAGGGTGGCTGCTTCTAAGCCAACCTCCTGGTTGTCTGCGCGATCCCACATCCTTTCCCACTTAGCACACGCTTAGGGGCCTTAGCCGGCGATCTGGGCTGTTTCCCTCTCGACTACGAAGCTTATCCCCCGCAGTCTCACTGCCACGCTCTCACTTACCGGCATTCGGAGTTTAGCTGACTTCGGTAAGCTTGTAGGCCCCCTAGGCCATCCAGTAGCTCTACCTCCGGCAAGAAACACGTGACGCTGCACCTAAATGCATTTCGGGGAGAACCAGCTATCACGGAGTTTGATTGGCCTTTCACCCCTAACCACAGGTCATCCCCCAACTTTTCAACGTTGGTGGGTTCGGCCCTCCACGAAGTCTTACCTTCGCTTCAGCCTGCCCATGGCTAGATCACTCCGCTTCGGGTCTAGGACACGCGACTGAACCGCCCTATTCAGACTCGCTTTCGCTACGGCTACCCCACCCGGGTTAACCTCGCCACATGCCACTAACTCGCAGGCTCATTCTTCAAAAGGCACGCCGTCACCTTCAGCTTACGCTGTCAGCTCCGACGGATTGTAGGCGAACGGTTTCAGGTACTATTTCACTCCCCTCCCGGGGTACTTTTCACCATTCCCTCACGGTACTTGTCCGCTATCGGTCACCAGGTAGTATTCAGCCTTACCAGGTGGTCCTGGCAGATTCACGGCAGATTACAGGAGTCCGCCGCTACTCGGGACACGCCACAGGAGATCTGGAACTTTCACCTACCGGACTATCACCGTCTACGGTGCGCCTTCCCATGCGCTTCGACTAACCCCAGATTTTGTAACTCCTCGACCGGTTGTCAGCCCGATCCGTGGCATCCCACAACCCCCCACGTGCAACCCCTGACAGGTATCACACACGCAAAGTTTAGGCTACATCCGCTTTCGCTCGCCACTACTCACGGAATCACTATTGTTTTCTCTTCCTGCCGGTACTGAGATGTTTCACTTCCCGGCGTTCCCCCCTACACCCTATGAATTCAGGTGCAGGTAACACGACATGACTCGTGCTGGGTTCCCCCATTCGGACACCCTGGGATCACAGCTAGGTTGACAGCTCCCCCAGGCCTATCGCGGCCTCCCACGTCCTTCATCGGCTCCTGGTGCCAAGGCATCCACCGTCCGCCCTTAACAACTTGACCAAAGACAGATAGATACTTCTCGGCTTCTACAAACATGTCAAAAACATGCAGAGAAACAAGATGCTCGCGTCCACTATCCACATCTCAACAAACAACCAACCACAACCCACCCGCGAGACACACACCCGAGAAAAACCCGAGCAGTTTGACCGCAAGGAAGTGATCGGAC
This genomic interval carries:
- a CDS encoding outer membrane protein assembly factor BamB family protein — its product is MRRITGWKKYALWAALGVVTLAASGAVVWRVLGPAEVVTTAGTAYPSPSVTPSAGALGALINSPLIVDEQLRVYAAKRQIQADDQPAYRYETSPFWSYRRWPQQLIGLVHPPTESTSGVPVVVGSWSDGKLIAIDARTGQVAWESDAAVLGTEYPGRRTGSAVVWTPAGLLTGVTTAGKGVVVTAKEGLTATDAASGTRLWSTPDTGCAALAFTVRNEVVVPDRCDTPTVLRRYDLTTGTPTDLPITVTKTATRPVSPLGCRVGVSECGGVRTQDAAWIWADGTPKAAAGLKGESVWLAGTTAVDAPLGDTADTRALTGKDPVTGAVRWTWSAVGADPSDAQIIATTPERILLLTRARTLIAVDPNTGNELTRISVIMDHDPKQQYAVGPVYASGVYVAIERLTMTAAQAETDDEYYFTNRPVLLAAS